The following DNA comes from Pseudodesulfovibrio alkaliphilus.
CAATGGTATTTTCCCCTCCACGCAACGGGTTTACCGGATTCAAGACTGTTTTCAATCCGGCCCGGGGATGGTAGTGTCGCGTCCTTGAAAATGGCTGCCCGGTTTTCCGGCCAGCGGCCTGGGCAAGGTAAGCCACATTCTCGACCCAGCGGTCTTTCGCAACAAGACGGCTTTGCCTCTTTTGCGAACACCACACGAGGAAATTCCATGAACTATCAGGGAACCATCATCCGCCCGCCCAGCGAGGCGGACAGCATCCTGCTCCAGGTGACTCTCGGCTGCTCCCACGGCAAATGCGCCTTCTGCGGGGCGTATCAGGACAAGCGATTCGGCATCAAGGACCGCGAGACCGTGGCCCGCGACATCGCCTTTGCCGCCCGTCACTGCCGCCGCCAGCGCCGCGTGTTCCTGTGCGACGGCGACGCCCTGGTCATGCCACAGGCCCGGCTGCTGGAAATCCTGGCCGCCATCCGCCGCGATCTGCCCTGGGTCACGCGGGTCTCCACCTACGCCAACGCCAAGAGCCTGCGCCAGAAGAACGACGCCCAGCTGGCCGAGCTGCGGAACGCGGGTATCGCCATGGTCTACATGGGGCTCGAATCAGGCGACGACGCCATCCTGGCCGCCATGAACAAGAACGGCGACAGTGCCGAAATCGTCGGCCAGGGCATCCGTGCCCGCAGGGCAGGGTTCAGGCT
Coding sequences within:
- a CDS encoding radical SAM protein — encoded protein: MNYQGTIIRPPSEADSILLQVTLGCSHGKCAFCGAYQDKRFGIKDRETVARDIAFAARHCRRQRRVFLCDGDALVMPQARLLEILAAIRRDLPWVTRVSTYANAKSLRQKNDAQLAELRNAGIAMVYMGLESGDDAILAAMNKNGDSAEIVGQGIRARRAGFRLNVTVINGLGGVERSLEHARATGLALSAMDPDQIGALSLMLVPGTKLHERHARGEFVLPDAAGMLAEIREMLAHLTLTRGLFLANHASNYLPLKVRLPSGRDAALAELDTALAGQRTLRPESSRRL